A region of Paraburkholderia sp. BL23I1N1 DNA encodes the following proteins:
- a CDS encoding NADPH-dependent 2,4-dienoyl-CoA reductase, producing the protein MSYQHLLAELDLGFTRLRNRVVMGSMHTGMEDRFWNYPKLAAYFRERAKGGVGLIVTGGISPNRQGWLLPFGGTLNSVFDLRNHRLLTEAVHAEGGKIALQILHAGRYGYQPFVVSASALKSPISKFKPRALTEAGIARTVRDYARCARLAQQAGYDGIEIMGSEGYLLNQFLCPRTNRRTDRYGGSIENRMRLAREIVERVRAACGERFIVVYRLSLIDLVEGGNTWEETVQVAQALEAAGVTMFNTGIGWHEARVPTIVTSVPRAAFAELSAQLKAAVKVPVIVSNRINTPEVAEALLAQGAGDLVSMARPLLADPEFVLKTAEGRAHEINTCIACNQACLDHTFKNQRATCLVNPRAGRETELIYRPVSGPQAARSVAVVGAGPAGLSAATVAASRGHRVTLFDASATIGGQFNLAMRVPGKEEFSETIRYFQSQLQRHRVDVRLDTRVDPALLAAGGYDDVIVATGIVPRSPAIAGIDGANVLSYVDVLRGAPVGRRVAVIGAGGIGFDVSEFLLHRSGDPLPMPRDTWLDEWGVDLSVRERGGLKAPAPVQPVREIWLLQRKAGKLGMGLGKTSGWVHRATLARNGVKMLGGVLYLEISERGLKIAREGVEEWLEVDTVVVCAGQESLRNLYPETAARTADRSNGANGAKGPRYHVIGGAKVATELDAKRAIREGAEAAAAL; encoded by the coding sequence ATGTCTTATCAACACTTACTCGCCGAACTCGACCTCGGCTTTACCCGCTTGCGTAACCGCGTGGTGATGGGTTCGATGCACACGGGCATGGAGGACCGTTTCTGGAACTACCCGAAACTGGCCGCGTATTTCCGTGAGCGCGCCAAAGGCGGCGTCGGCCTGATCGTCACAGGCGGAATCTCGCCGAACCGGCAAGGCTGGCTGCTGCCCTTCGGCGGCACGTTGAACTCGGTGTTCGACCTGCGCAATCACCGCTTGCTGACGGAGGCCGTGCATGCCGAAGGCGGCAAGATCGCGTTGCAGATCCTGCACGCAGGCCGCTATGGGTACCAGCCGTTCGTCGTGTCGGCGTCGGCGCTCAAGTCGCCGATTTCAAAGTTCAAACCGCGCGCGCTTACCGAAGCCGGCATTGCGCGGACCGTACGCGACTATGCACGCTGTGCGCGCCTCGCCCAACAAGCCGGTTACGACGGCATCGAGATCATGGGCAGTGAAGGCTATCTGCTCAATCAATTCCTGTGTCCACGCACAAATCGGCGCACCGACCGCTACGGTGGCAGCATCGAGAACCGTATGCGGCTCGCGCGCGAGATTGTCGAACGCGTGCGCGCGGCGTGCGGCGAACGCTTTATCGTGGTGTACCGGCTCTCGCTGATCGACCTGGTCGAAGGCGGCAACACCTGGGAGGAAACCGTGCAGGTCGCCCAGGCACTCGAGGCCGCGGGCGTCACGATGTTCAACACGGGGATCGGCTGGCACGAAGCACGCGTGCCGACCATCGTGACCTCGGTGCCGCGTGCGGCTTTCGCCGAGCTGAGTGCGCAGTTGAAGGCGGCGGTCAAGGTGCCGGTGATCGTGTCGAACCGCATCAATACCCCCGAGGTCGCCGAAGCACTGCTCGCGCAGGGAGCGGGTGATCTGGTGTCGATGGCAAGGCCGCTGCTCGCCGATCCCGAGTTCGTGCTGAAGACCGCCGAAGGACGCGCGCACGAAATCAATACCTGTATCGCCTGCAATCAGGCCTGCCTCGACCACACGTTCAAGAACCAGCGCGCGACTTGCCTCGTGAATCCCCGTGCGGGACGCGAGACCGAGTTGATCTATCGGCCAGTCTCAGGCCCGCAGGCAGCGCGTTCGGTTGCGGTCGTCGGCGCGGGTCCGGCGGGACTTTCCGCGGCGACCGTTGCGGCGTCGCGCGGGCATCGCGTAACGTTATTCGATGCGAGCGCAACCATCGGTGGTCAGTTCAACCTGGCGATGCGTGTGCCGGGCAAGGAAGAGTTCAGCGAGACGATCCGCTATTTTCAGAGCCAGCTTCAGCGGCATCGCGTCGACGTTCGGCTCGATACGCGAGTCGATCCGGCGCTGCTCGCGGCAGGCGGCTACGACGATGTGATCGTCGCCACAGGCATCGTGCCGCGGAGTCCGGCGATTGCCGGCATCGACGGGGCTAACGTGCTGTCTTACGTGGACGTATTGCGGGGTGCGCCGGTGGGACGCCGCGTCGCGGTGATCGGCGCGGGCGGAATCGGCTTTGACGTCAGCGAGTTTCTGCTGCATCGCTCCGGCGATCCTCTGCCGATGCCGCGCGACACATGGCTCGACGAATGGGGTGTCGATCTCTCGGTGCGGGAACGCGGCGGTTTGAAAGCGCCGGCGCCGGTGCAGCCGGTCCGCGAGATCTGGTTGCTCCAGCGCAAGGCGGGCAAACTCGGTATGGGTCTCGGCAAAACCTCGGGCTGGGTGCATCGCGCGACGCTGGCAAGAAACGGGGTGAAGATGCTCGGCGGCGTGTTGTATCTGGAAATCAGCGAGCGCGGGTTGAAGATCGCTCGCGAAGGTGTTGAAGAATGGCTCGAAGTGGACACAGTCGTCGTGTGCGCAGGGCAGGAATCCCTGCGCAACCTGTATCCGGAGACGGCGGCACGAACCGCGGATCGGTCAAACGGCGCGAATGGTGCAAAGGGTCCGCGCTATCACGTGATCGGCGGCGCAAAGGTAGCAACCGAACTGGACGCGAAACGCGCGATTCGTGAGGGTGCGGAGGCGGCGGCGGCGCTCTGA
- a CDS encoding IS5 family transposase — translation MTREKRKAYPTDVSDEEWSFVAAYLTLMDESAPQRKYELREMFNALRWMARAGAAWRMLPTNFPPWELVYQQTQRWLAAGCFECMVSDLRSIIRVAQGRRGQPSAVILDGRTTQSTCESGPRAGYDGYKRKRGSKVHMAVDTLGQLLAVHVTPANEQERAQVTELARQVQQATGETVKVAFADQGYTGEAPAQAARAQGIDLQVIKLDEAKKGFVLLPRRWVVERSFGWLNRFRRLARDYERLPETLAGLHFVVFAMLMLVHAIPVLRSS, via the coding sequence ATGACAAGAGAGAAACGTAAAGCGTACCCGACAGACGTGTCAGACGAAGAATGGAGCTTCGTAGCAGCGTATCTGACGTTGATGGATGAGAGTGCACCACAGCGTAAATACGAGTTGCGCGAGATGTTCAATGCGTTGCGCTGGATGGCTCGCGCTGGGGCTGCGTGGCGAATGCTGCCGACCAACTTCCCGCCGTGGGAACTCGTGTACCAGCAGACGCAACGATGGCTGGCGGCCGGCTGTTTCGAGTGCATGGTGAGTGATCTTCGTTCAATCATCCGTGTCGCGCAGGGGCGGCGGGGGCAGCCCAGCGCGGTGATCCTTGATGGCCGTACGACGCAATCCACATGTGAGAGCGGTCCACGCGCAGGCTATGACGGCTACAAGCGCAAGCGTGGCAGCAAGGTGCATATGGCGGTCGACACGCTGGGTCAGTTGCTCGCCGTACACGTGACGCCGGCCAACGAGCAGGAGCGCGCACAGGTGACAGAGCTGGCGCGCCAGGTGCAGCAGGCAACGGGAGAAACCGTGAAAGTGGCCTTTGCCGATCAGGGTTACACGGGCGAAGCTCCTGCGCAGGCCGCGCGCGCTCAGGGAATTGATCTCCAGGTGATCAAGCTCGATGAAGCGAAAAAGGGTTTTGTGCTGTTGCCACGTCGATGGGTAGTCGAGCGCAGCTTCGGATGGCTCAACCGCTTTCGACGCCTCGCTCGCGACTACGAACGCTTGCCCGAAACACTCGCAGGTCTGCATTTTGTCGTCTTCGCCATGCTTATGCTTGTCCATGCAATCCCAGTACTTCGAAGTTCCTAA
- a CDS encoding MFS transporter codes for MSASEASTPVSADRSLRGLLLLLATIAGVAVANIYYNQPLLDNLRQSFPNSASWVGAVPAVTQLGYAAGMLLLAPLGDRFDRRLLILLQIAGMCVALVLASAAPTLSVLIVASLAIGVLATIAQQAVPFAAELAPASERGHAVGTVMSGLLLGILLARTAAGIVAEYFGWRAVFGASVVALLVLAVVIIMRLPKSKPTSTLPYGKLLVSMWHLVVEHRALREASLTGAAMFAAFSIFWSVLALLLAGAPFHLGPQAAGLFGIVGAAGAMAAPFAGKFSDRRGPQAIITVSIALVAVSFMVFALSAKSIAGLVIGVIVLDIGVQAAQISNQSRIYALRPEARSRVNTVYMVAYFIGGAVGSGVGALVWPTFGWMGVSVAGVAFAGLAAWNHLRLSAKGKS; via the coding sequence ATGTCCGCATCCGAAGCTTCTACTCCCGTTTCAGCCGACCGGTCGTTGCGCGGCTTGCTGCTTCTGCTCGCGACGATTGCCGGTGTGGCAGTCGCCAACATCTATTACAACCAGCCGCTGCTCGACAACTTGCGGCAGTCGTTTCCGAACAGCGCGTCGTGGGTCGGCGCAGTGCCTGCCGTGACGCAACTCGGTTACGCAGCCGGGATGTTGTTGCTGGCGCCGCTCGGCGACCGCTTCGATCGACGCCTCCTGATCCTGTTGCAGATCGCGGGTATGTGCGTTGCGCTGGTGCTGGCGTCCGCGGCGCCGACGCTGTCGGTGTTGATTGTCGCGAGCCTCGCGATTGGTGTGCTCGCTACCATCGCGCAGCAGGCCGTGCCATTCGCTGCTGAACTTGCGCCCGCATCCGAGCGTGGCCATGCTGTTGGCACGGTGATGAGCGGACTGTTGCTGGGGATTTTGCTGGCACGAACTGCGGCGGGCATTGTCGCCGAGTATTTCGGCTGGCGCGCGGTGTTCGGCGCTTCGGTTGTTGCGCTGCTGGTGCTGGCGGTGGTGATCATCATGCGTCTGCCGAAGAGCAAGCCGACGTCGACGTTGCCGTACGGCAAGTTGCTGGTCTCGATGTGGCACCTGGTGGTCGAGCACCGCGCGCTGCGTGAAGCCTCGTTGACCGGTGCGGCGATGTTCGCGGCGTTCAGTATTTTCTGGTCGGTGCTGGCGTTGTTGCTGGCGGGCGCGCCGTTTCATCTTGGGCCGCAGGCGGCTGGTTTATTCGGGATTGTTGGTGCGGCGGGGGCGATGGCTGCGCCGTTCGCGGGTAAGTTTTCCGATCGACGTGGGCCGCAGGCGATTATCACGGTGTCGATTGCGTTGGTGGCGGTTTCGTTTATGGTTTTTGCCTTGTCGGCGAAGAGTATTGCTGGTTTGGTGATTGGGGTAATCGTCCTCGATATTGGGGTGCAGGCTGCGCAGATTTCTAATCAATCGCGGATTTATGCGTTGAGGCCTGAGGCGCGGAGTCGCGTTAATACGGTTTATATGGTGGCTTATTTTATTGGTGGTGCTGTGGGGTCTGGGGTCGGCGCTTTGGTTTGGCCGACCTTTGGGTGGATGGGGGTTAGTGTTGCTGGGGTTGCTTTTGCCGGGCTGGCGGCTTGGAATCATTTGAGGCTTTCAGCCAAGGGGAAAAGTTAA
- a CDS encoding DUF2569 domain-containing protein has translation MNTTSKPEPRRISGWLLIILLCLAAWAFSTAVALRDPLKLMLEWELLAVFVRPETHGWYRTVMAMVGCDVIIGAFIVAGAGWLALLVRRKSARFPVQVQAWLLAIVVMRTMAYLPGDHMTHTIGIAIAIPFDGLVQAVAAAALGIPYFRLSRRVQQTFVTA, from the coding sequence ATGAACACAACCTCGAAACCCGAACCCCGCCGAATCAGCGGCTGGCTGCTCATCATCCTGCTCTGCCTCGCCGCCTGGGCATTTTCAACCGCAGTCGCCTTGCGCGATCCGCTCAAGCTCATGCTCGAATGGGAGCTGCTCGCAGTATTCGTGCGCCCTGAAACGCACGGCTGGTATCGCACCGTGATGGCGATGGTCGGCTGCGACGTGATCATCGGGGCGTTCATTGTTGCCGGCGCGGGCTGGCTCGCGCTGCTCGTGCGGCGCAAATCGGCACGGTTTCCCGTCCAGGTGCAGGCGTGGCTGCTGGCCATCGTCGTCATGCGAACCATGGCTTACCTGCCGGGCGATCACATGACCCACACCATTGGCATCGCGATCGCCATTCCATTCGACGGCCTCGTGCAGGCCGTCGCTGCGGCTGCGCTCGGGATACCGTATTTCAGGTTGTCCCGGCGCGTGCAGCAAACGTTCGTCACCGCGTGA
- a CDS encoding phosphodiesterase — protein MLLAQISDLHIKRPGALAYRRVDTGPYLARTVAALNALEPRPDAVIMTGDLVDQGDPEQYEHLKTLLAPLDIPYFLMVGNHDERTALRAAFPDRAELHSGGEFVQYAVDVGPLRLIALDSMVPGQSAGNLCDARLAWLATQLDAARDKPAVVALHHPPFVCGIGHMDELRLDPAAADKLAALIARYPNVERVICGHVHRPMFVRFGGTIASAVPAPAHQVGLDLREDAPSAFVMEPPAYALHRYDPATGIVTHHAYVEKADGPYPFYDEGELID, from the coding sequence ATGCTGCTGGCTCAAATTAGCGACCTGCATATCAAGCGACCCGGCGCGCTGGCTTATCGCCGCGTCGACACCGGCCCCTATCTCGCGCGTACGGTCGCCGCGCTCAATGCTCTGGAGCCGCGTCCCGACGCTGTGATCATGACCGGCGACCTCGTCGATCAGGGCGATCCGGAACAGTACGAGCACCTCAAAACCCTGCTCGCGCCGCTCGATATCCCCTACTTTCTGATGGTGGGCAATCACGACGAGCGCACGGCATTGCGCGCGGCGTTTCCCGATCGCGCTGAATTGCACAGTGGCGGCGAATTCGTGCAATACGCGGTCGATGTCGGACCGCTGCGGTTGATCGCGCTCGATTCGATGGTGCCGGGCCAAAGCGCCGGCAATCTATGCGACGCGCGGCTCGCGTGGCTCGCGACGCAACTCGATGCGGCACGAGACAAGCCGGCGGTGGTGGCGTTGCACCATCCGCCGTTCGTTTGCGGCATCGGGCACATGGATGAATTACGGCTCGATCCCGCTGCCGCCGACAAGCTCGCCGCGTTGATCGCGCGTTATCCGAATGTCGAACGCGTGATCTGCGGCCATGTGCACCGGCCTATGTTCGTACGTTTTGGCGGCACGATTGCGTCGGCGGTGCCGGCGCCCGCGCATCAGGTCGGGCTCGATCTGCGCGAGGATGCGCCCTCTGCTTTCGTGATGGAGCCGCCCGCGTATGCGCTGCATCGCTACGATCCGGCGACGGGTATCGTCACACATCATGCGTACGTTGAAAAAGCCGATGGGCCGTATCCGTTTTACGATGAAGGCGAGTTGATCGATTGA
- a CDS encoding ABC transporter ATP-binding protein has translation MKLDSVPITLTQCAKTFRGTRVLEPLDLHIGAGETLVLLGPSGCGKTTTLRMIAGLETPDAGGRIAFGDEDVTALPIEKRQVGMVFQSYALFPNLTVRGNIGYGLKIKRVSGETARQRVDELLAMMRLAAHADKPIDQLSGGQRQRVALARALAVQPRVLLLDEPLTALDARLRDTLRSEMNTLLRELGITTVYVTHDQAEAMELGDRIVVMSAGRIEQIGSPRDIYYRPANRTVAQFVGTINRLAGERRDGLLTTTGGAVPLPADPTHAGTSHEFFFRPEDAYLADPANAQLRGHIESTAFLGERTRLTIGGAAPDALLIDVAGRVELARGTPVGISIAQDTLIALS, from the coding sequence ATGAAACTCGACTCCGTCCCCATCACGCTCACGCAATGCGCGAAAACGTTTCGCGGCACGCGTGTGCTCGAGCCACTCGATCTGCACATCGGCGCCGGTGAGACGCTGGTCCTGCTTGGGCCCTCCGGTTGCGGCAAGACCACCACACTGCGCATGATCGCGGGCCTCGAAACACCCGACGCCGGCGGCCGCATCGCGTTCGGCGACGAGGACGTCACCGCGCTGCCGATCGAAAAACGCCAGGTCGGCATGGTGTTCCAGAGCTACGCGCTGTTTCCGAACCTGACCGTGCGCGGCAACATCGGCTACGGGCTGAAGATCAAACGGGTGTCGGGCGAAACCGCACGGCAGCGCGTCGACGAATTGCTCGCGATGATGCGTCTCGCCGCCCACGCCGACAAACCGATCGATCAGCTCTCGGGCGGCCAGCGTCAGCGCGTGGCCTTGGCGCGCGCACTCGCCGTGCAACCCCGCGTGCTGCTGCTCGACGAACCGCTCACCGCGCTCGACGCGCGTTTGCGCGACACCTTGCGCAGCGAGATGAATACGCTGCTGCGCGAGCTGGGCATCACGACCGTCTACGTCACGCACGATCAGGCCGAAGCGATGGAACTCGGTGACCGCATCGTCGTGATGAGCGCCGGGCGCATCGAGCAGATCGGTTCGCCGCGCGACATCTATTACCGTCCGGCGAATCGCACGGTCGCGCAATTTGTCGGCACGATCAACCGCCTGGCGGGCGAGCGGCGCGATGGTCTGCTGACGACAACCGGCGGCGCCGTCCCCCTGCCCGCAGACCCCACGCACGCAGGCACGTCGCACGAATTTTTCTTTCGACCCGAAGACGCCTACCTCGCCGACCCGGCCAACGCGCAATTACGCGGCCATATCGAAAGCACGGCATTTCTCGGCGAACGCACCCGGCTCACCATCGGCGGCGCTGCACCGGACGCCTTGCTGATCGACGTCGCGGGCCGGGTCGAACTCGCGCGAGGCACGCCGGTCGGGATTTCGATCGCGCAGGACACGCTGATTGCGCTATCGTAA
- a CDS encoding ABC transporter permease: MNSTSASLQPAANPRARRLRLPTSRTWLAAGQWFVTLLLCAFLIVPVVMSIMAGLTVNYFKGVSSGLTLRWLGEVWTQYHDSVFLSLEVAAATLVITLLTGVPAGYVLARSKTRLSRIIEEFLVLPIALPGLASALALLVVYGGFTMFRMSVAFIVVGHVVFTLPFMVRAVAAVCASSDLRTLEEGAASLGASFFQRFMTIVLPNARPGIVAGALAVLTLSIGEFNLTWMLHTPDTKTLPVGLADTYASLRIEIGSAYTILFFIMTMPLLVAMQWLGVDATGQRSAAKKRIAASRSKPIPTSTP; this comes from the coding sequence ATGAATTCCACCAGCGCTTCCCTTCAGCCGGCGGCTAACCCGCGCGCGCGGCGGCTCAGGCTACCCACGTCACGTACATGGCTGGCAGCCGGTCAGTGGTTCGTTACGCTGCTGTTGTGCGCGTTTCTGATCGTGCCGGTCGTGATGTCGATCATGGCCGGGCTCACTGTGAACTATTTCAAGGGCGTATCGAGCGGACTCACGCTGCGCTGGCTCGGCGAAGTGTGGACGCAGTATCACGACTCCGTGTTTCTCTCGCTCGAGGTAGCCGCGGCGACCTTGGTGATTACGCTCCTGACCGGCGTGCCCGCGGGCTACGTGCTTGCGCGCAGCAAGACGCGCCTCTCGCGCATCATCGAAGAGTTTCTGGTGCTGCCGATCGCCCTGCCCGGCCTCGCTTCCGCGCTTGCGCTGCTGGTGGTCTACGGCGGCTTCACGATGTTTCGCATGAGCGTGGCGTTTATCGTCGTCGGGCATGTGGTGTTCACGCTGCCGTTCATGGTGCGCGCAGTGGCTGCCGTGTGCGCGAGTAGCGATCTGCGCACGCTCGAAGAAGGCGCGGCGAGCCTCGGCGCGAGCTTCTTTCAACGCTTCATGACGATCGTGCTGCCGAATGCGCGGCCGGGAATCGTCGCCGGCGCGCTGGCGGTGCTGACGCTTTCGATCGGCGAATTCAATCTGACGTGGATGTTGCACACGCCCGACACCAAGACGCTGCCGGTCGGTCTCGCCGATACTTACGCGTCGTTACGCATCGAAATCGGCAGCGCCTACACGATTCTGTTTTTCATCATGACGATGCCGCTGCTCGTCGCGATGCAATGGCTCGGCGTCGATGCGACCGGCCAGCGCAGCGCGGCGAAAAAACGCATTGCTGCCTCCCGTTCGAAGCCTATACCGACGTCCACGCCATGA
- a CDS encoding ABC transporter permease codes for MNDVTFPLRWRIALIAPALAVFIAFWLLPMGTLAQISGDGHAFSTYRAMLTNPRYMSSLGATVVLSAAVTAATLVLSVIAGLLLARREFALKRTLLALLTFPLAFPGVVVGFMVIMLAGRQGLIGALSLKLTGDRWVFAYSMSGLFLGYLYFSIPRVIVTVMASATKLDASLEEAARSLGASPWRITRDIVLPALSPGLIAAGAICFATAMGAFGTAFTLATDLDVLPMTIYTEFTLNANMVTAAGLSIVLGIVTWAVLAFARSVSGSAVAASA; via the coding sequence TTGAACGACGTCACGTTCCCGCTGCGCTGGCGCATCGCATTGATCGCGCCGGCGCTGGCGGTTTTCATCGCATTCTGGCTGCTGCCGATGGGCACGCTCGCGCAAATCAGCGGCGACGGTCACGCGTTCTCGACCTATCGCGCGATGCTGACGAATCCGCGCTACATGTCGAGCCTCGGCGCGACCGTCGTATTGTCCGCGGCGGTCACGGCGGCAACCCTGGTGCTCTCGGTGATCGCCGGCTTGCTGCTGGCGCGCCGTGAGTTTGCGCTCAAGCGCACGCTGCTCGCGTTGCTGACATTTCCGTTGGCATTCCCAGGTGTCGTGGTCGGCTTCATGGTGATCATGCTGGCAGGACGCCAGGGTTTGATCGGTGCCTTGTCGTTGAAACTCACCGGCGACCGCTGGGTGTTCGCTTACTCGATGAGCGGCCTCTTCCTCGGCTACCTGTACTTCTCGATTCCCCGCGTGATCGTCACCGTGATGGCGTCGGCGACCAAGCTCGATGCCTCGCTCGAAGAAGCCGCGCGTTCGCTTGGCGCATCGCCGTGGCGTATCACGCGCGACATCGTGCTGCCCGCGTTGTCGCCGGGTCTGATCGCGGCGGGCGCGATCTGTTTCGCGACCGCGATGGGCGCCTTCGGCACTGCCTTCACACTGGCCACCGACCTCGACGTATTGCCGATGACCATCTATACCGAATTCACGCTGAACGCGAACATGGTGACCGCCGCCGGCCTGTCCATCGTGCTGGGTATCGTCACATGGGCCGTGCTGGCGTTCGCTCGCAGCGTGAGCGGCTCGGCTGTCGCGGCGAGCGCATGA
- a CDS encoding ABC transporter substrate-binding protein, which yields MIRSSTRLASSIKPLWRRLARAAAAALSAGMIVTAALAALAPQAAHADETAICYNCPPEWADWASQIKAIQQKTGIRVPFDNKNSGQSIAQLMAEQKSPVADVVYLGVSSAFQAKDKGVIQPYKPAHWDDIPANMKDPQGYWFTIHSGTLGFFVNKDALEGKPVPRSWADLLKPEYKGMIGYLDPSSAFVGYAGAVAVNQALGGTLDNFEPGLDWFRKLKANAPIVPKQTAYARVMSGEIPILLDYDFDAYRAKYKDHANVEFVIPKEGTISVPYVMSLVKGAPHEANGKKVLDFVLSDEGQKLWADAYLRPVRANAMSPETAAKFLPASDYARAKPVDFGKMAEKQSSFGERYLQVMH from the coding sequence GTGATCCGCTCTTCAACACGCCTTGCTTCTTCGATTAAACCGCTCTGGCGCCGCCTCGCCCGCGCAGCGGCCGCCGCGCTCTCGGCAGGCATGATCGTCACCGCCGCGCTCGCCGCCCTCGCGCCGCAAGCGGCCCATGCCGACGAAACCGCGATCTGCTACAACTGCCCGCCCGAATGGGCTGACTGGGCAAGCCAGATCAAGGCGATCCAGCAAAAGACCGGCATTCGCGTGCCGTTCGACAACAAGAACTCCGGCCAATCGATTGCGCAACTGATGGCCGAGCAGAAGAGCCCGGTCGCGGACGTGGTGTATCTGGGCGTGTCGTCGGCGTTCCAGGCAAAAGACAAAGGCGTGATCCAACCATACAAGCCCGCGCACTGGGACGACATTCCGGCCAACATGAAGGACCCGCAAGGCTACTGGTTCACGATCCACTCGGGCACGCTGGGCTTTTTCGTCAACAAGGACGCGCTCGAAGGCAAGCCGGTCCCGCGTTCGTGGGCCGACCTCCTGAAGCCTGAGTACAAAGGCATGATTGGCTACCTCGATCCGTCCAGCGCGTTTGTCGGCTATGCGGGCGCGGTCGCGGTCAATCAAGCGCTCGGCGGCACGCTCGATAACTTCGAGCCGGGCCTCGACTGGTTCCGCAAGCTGAAGGCCAATGCGCCGATCGTGCCGAAGCAGACCGCCTACGCGCGCGTGATGTCCGGCGAGATCCCGATCCTGCTCGACTACGACTTCGACGCCTACCGCGCGAAGTACAAGGATCACGCCAACGTCGAATTCGTGATTCCGAAGGAAGGCACGATCTCGGTGCCGTACGTGATGAGTCTCGTAAAGGGCGCGCCGCATGAAGCGAACGGCAAGAAGGTGCTCGATTTCGTGCTGTCGGACGAAGGCCAGAAATTGTGGGCCGACGCTTATTTGCGTCCGGTACGCGCGAATGCAATGAGCCCGGAAACCGCCGCGAAATTCCTGCCTGCAAGCGACTATGCCCGTGCCAAACCGGTCGACTTCGGCAAGATGGCCGAGAAACAGTCGAGCTTCGGCGAGCGCTATCTCCAGGTGATGCATTGA
- a CDS encoding LacI family DNA-binding transcriptional regulator: MIPTIKDVAAHAGFSIATVSRAINAPHTVNPVTLDKVRQSIDAFNFRPSPLGRQLRGERTRLIGVILPTIANPVFAECLQGIDELAAAEGYRLMLMTTQYDADRERHAIETLREHRVEGLILTVADADTHPLLDELDRAGLLYVLMHNDTVRRPSVSVDNRLAAFDGVRMLIAHGHRRILMLAGTLAASDRARQRHLGYAQAMQQAGLTPVPALEVDFNADELSPSVLAHLTSGPNRPTALFCSNDLLAMVVMRGLRRARLQIPRDMSILGFDGLAMGELLSPPLASVCAPNREIGCAAWRRLLARVTGTYETLGETSPTLTLPHSLREGATIAAISNRTDNPPAHASTSAEKPFA, from the coding sequence ATGATCCCAACGATCAAAGATGTCGCCGCCCACGCGGGCTTCTCCATCGCCACTGTCTCGCGCGCGATCAACGCGCCGCACACCGTGAACCCGGTCACGCTCGACAAAGTGCGTCAATCCATCGACGCCTTCAATTTCCGCCCCAGCCCGCTGGGCCGGCAGTTGCGCGGCGAGCGCACGCGCCTGATCGGCGTGATCCTGCCGACGATCGCCAACCCTGTTTTCGCCGAATGCTTGCAAGGCATCGACGAGCTCGCCGCGGCAGAAGGCTACCGGCTCATGCTGATGACCACCCAGTACGATGCCGACCGCGAACGCCACGCCATTGAAACGCTGCGCGAACATCGGGTGGAAGGCCTGATCCTGACCGTCGCCGATGCCGATACGCATCCGTTGCTCGACGAGCTCGACCGCGCCGGCCTGCTCTACGTGCTGATGCACAACGACACCGTGCGGCGTCCGTCGGTCTCGGTCGACAACCGCCTCGCCGCGTTCGATGGCGTGCGCATGCTGATCGCCCACGGCCATCGTCGCATCCTGATGCTCGCCGGCACGCTCGCCGCCTCGGACCGTGCCCGTCAACGGCATCTCGGCTACGCGCAGGCGATGCAGCAGGCCGGCCTCACCCCCGTGCCCGCGCTCGAAGTCGATTTCAACGCCGACGAACTGTCGCCGTCCGTGCTCGCTCATCTGACCAGCGGCCCGAATCGCCCCACCGCCCTCTTCTGCAGCAACGATCTGCTCGCCATGGTCGTGATGCGCGGCCTGCGCCGTGCGCGTCTGCAGATTCCGCGCGACATGTCTATTCTCGGCTTCGACGGGCTCGCGATGGGCGAATTGCTGTCGCCGCCGTTGGCAAGCGTCTGCGCGCCGAATCGGGAAATCGGCTGCGCCGCCTGGCGGCGTTTGCTGGCCCGCGTCACCGGCACGTACGAAACACTCGGGGAAACGTCGCCCACGCTGACCTTGCCGCACAGCTTGCGCGAAGGCGCCACCATCGCGGCGATTTCGAACCGCACCGACAATCCGCCAGCGCATGCTTCGACGTCGGCCGAAAAACCTTTTGCATAA
- a CDS encoding YSC84-related protein yields MGYYTARAVSWGLQAGGQTFSEAVFLMSDSAINYLNTSDGWSVGVGPSVVVVDAGMGKSMTTTTLKSDVYAFIYGQQGLMAGLGVQGQKSPNTHRDPACGPSRAA; encoded by the coding sequence ATGGGCTACTACACCGCCCGAGCTGTCTCCTGGGGATTGCAGGCTGGCGGACAAACCTTTTCTGAAGCCGTGTTTCTGATGAGCGATTCAGCCATCAACTACCTCAACACGAGCGACGGATGGTCGGTCGGCGTCGGCCCGAGCGTCGTGGTCGTGGACGCGGGGATGGGTAAATCGATGACCACCACCACGTTGAAATCCGACGTCTATGCGTTCATCTACGGTCAGCAAGGATTGATGGCAGGCCTGGGTGTGCAAGGACAAAAATCACCAAATACACACCGTGACCCGGCGTGCGGCCCCTCTCGCGCAGCTTGA